The following coding sequences are from one Canis lupus baileyi chromosome 19, mCanLup2.hap1, whole genome shotgun sequence window:
- the LOC140611248 gene encoding protein BEX4-like, with product MASKEKQVVKNVNMENAQQENEEQGPVQNEEESRNSRGSEGQKNGRNVKLGRMRGLVPNFRWAIPNKHIDHNEMGDDVEKFVGQMMEIQRKTKEQQMRHHKRFQTLEPDNHYDFCLIP from the coding sequence ATGGCGTCCAAAGAGAAACAAGTGGTGAAAAATGTCAACATGGAAAATGCCCAGCAGGAAAACGAAGAACAGGGTCCTGTGCAGAATGAAGAGGAATCACGCAATTCGAGAGGGAGTGAAGGCCAGAAGAATGGAAGAAATGTTAAGCTGGGGCGAATGAGAGGACTTGTCCCTAATTTTCGATGGGCCATACCTAACAAGCATATTGATCACAATGAAATGGGAGATGATGTGGAAAAGTTCGTAGGGCAAATGATGGAGATCCAGAGAAAGACTAAGGAGCAGCAAATGAGGCATCATAAGCGCTTTCAAACTCTTGAACCTGATAATCATTATGACTTTTGCCTTATACCTTGA